From Pseudovibrio sp. Tun.PSC04-5.I4, a single genomic window includes:
- a CDS encoding LysR family transcriptional regulator encodes MPGRSLDWDKLRIFHAAAQAGSFTHAGEALNMSQSAVSRQVSALEAELGVPLFHRHARGLIPTEQGELLYRTAREVLLKLETVQSRLTDSKEKPSGTLRVTTTVGLGSTWLTQRVNEFVDLYPEMQLEIICKDDELDLGMREADVAIRLRQPTQPDLIQRKLFTVHFHVYASPKYIERFGSPSTIEDLDHHRLITIGENMANYLRAMNWLATAGLPNGERRDVSLRVNNLSGIKKAVQTGVGIAILPDYMVEPSAGIKQVMSVTQEELPSFDTYFVYPSELKNTARVTAFRDFLVSYAERWTH; translated from the coding sequence ATGCCAGGGCGTTCTTTAGATTGGGACAAGCTGCGAATTTTTCACGCAGCTGCACAGGCAGGAAGCTTTACCCACGCAGGCGAAGCACTCAACATGAGTCAGTCGGCAGTAAGCCGGCAGGTAAGTGCGCTGGAAGCTGAGCTGGGTGTTCCCCTGTTCCACAGGCATGCACGCGGGCTGATACCAACGGAACAGGGCGAGCTCCTGTACCGGACAGCCCGTGAAGTTCTGCTAAAACTTGAAACTGTTCAGTCTCGCCTGACTGACTCCAAGGAAAAGCCAAGTGGCACATTGCGGGTGACCACCACCGTCGGCCTGGGCTCCACATGGCTCACACAGCGCGTCAACGAGTTTGTAGACCTTTATCCGGAAATGCAGCTGGAAATCATCTGTAAGGATGATGAGCTTGATCTAGGTATGCGCGAGGCCGATGTTGCGATCCGTCTACGCCAGCCCACCCAGCCAGACCTCATCCAGCGCAAGCTCTTCACCGTGCACTTCCACGTTTACGCCTCCCCGAAGTACATCGAGCGGTTTGGAAGCCCGAGCACTATTGAAGATTTAGACCATCACCGCCTCATCACCATTGGCGAAAACATGGCCAATTACCTGCGTGCCATGAACTGGCTCGCGACGGCTGGCCTGCCCAATGGCGAAAGGCGCGATGTCTCTTTGAGGGTGAACAACCTGTCCGGCATCAAGAAAGCTGTACAAACCGGTGTCGGCATCGCCATTCTGCCAGACTACATGGTGGAACCGAGTGCAGGTATCAAACAGGTAATGTCTGTCACACAGGAAGAGCTGCCAAGCTTTGACACTTACTTCGTTTATCCATCCGAGCTGAAGAATACGGCCCGCGTTACGGCCTTCAGAGATTTTCTCGTTTCCTACGCTGAACGCTGGACGCACTAG